The DNA region TAGTATGAATATCAATAAATTCATCATGAATATTTATTCCATATATAAAAATGAAGCTTAAGATTACGTTTATAAAATTCATAAAAATACTGTTCTTCATTGGAGTTTTAGTATCTCCAGCACCTCTTAATATTCCATTACAAATTAAATCCACAGCTATTAACGGATAGGTTAAAAGGGTTATAGTAAGATAAGTATAAGTATCTCTTATTACTGTACCCTCTGCTGAACCAAACAAAAGTGATATAAGCTGATTATGAAACACATATGTAAGTAAAGTTATTCCAATGGATATCAAAATTCCAGAATATAATACCTGCTTCATTGACTCATTAGCTAATTTATTATTTCCCTGTCCTATAAATTGTGCAACTACAACAGTACCCCCTATTGCTAGAGCAGAAAAAAATGCAATAAATATATTATTTATTGAATCTACCATTCCGATGGCCGACACAGCTTCTTTCCCTATATGACCGGCCATCATGGTATTAATCATTCCCATGGACATAACAAATAATTGCTCGGTAAATATAGGTATTGTCAAATTAAATACGTCTTTTCTTACAAATCTCAATTTTGAGCCATCTCTTTTCTTTTTCGAAATATGTATACGTTTTAACACAATTTACAATAAATAAATACCTTATTATTTCTAGGATAAATCAAACAAATATAAAATTCAATACACAAACTAGAGAAAAAAGTGTAAAAAAATTCAAAGACATGAATATGATAGTAATAATAGCTTTAGGCATCTTTCACTTATTTCCGGATGCCTTAATTGAAAGGGTGAGTTTTTTGAAGGTTATAATAATTGGAGGTGGCTGGTCTGGCTGTGCGGCAGCTATTACAGCTAAAAGAGCAGGAGCTGAAGTAAGTTTATATGAAAGAACTGATTTATTACTTGGTCTTGGAAATGTAGGCGGCATAATGAGAAACAATGGAAGGTACACTGCTGCAGAAGAACTTATAAATCTTGGTGCCGGAGATTTAATTCACATAACAGATAATAATACTACACATAAAAATGTAGATTTTCCCGGTCATGAACATGCCTGGTTCTACGATGTCAATAAAATTGAACCCGAGGTAAAAAGTCATCTAGTCTCTTTAGGAATAGATGTAAAAACATTATCTAGAGTAGTAAACATAAAAAAAGAAAAAAATAAAATTACAGGTATAAAGCTTGAAAATGGAGGTATTGTAGATGGAGATGTATTTATAGACGCCACCGGTTCTACTGGTGGAATGAATAACTGCTTTAAACATGGCAATGGATGTGTAATGTGCATTTTAAGATGCCCTACCTTTGGATCAAGGGTAAGTATCAGTTCCCTTGCAGGTGCAAAGGATATAGTATCTGAAAGAGATGATGGTAGTTTTGGAGCTTTTAGTGGTTCTTGTGAAATATCAAAAGATAGTCTATCTAAAGAAATAGCAGATCAGTTAGATGATAAGGGTATAGTTATTTTCAAAATTCCTGAGGAAGATGTAAATCTTGAGAAATTAAAACTTAAAGTTTGTCAGCAATACGCCCTTGAAAAATTCGCCGAAAATTTAATTCTATTAGATACAGGGCATATAAAAATTATGACACCCTTTTACCCACTGGATAAATTACGAAAAATTAAGGGATTAGACAAAGTTAGATTTATTGATCCCTATTCCGGCGGTAGAGGTAATTCTGTTAGATACCTGGCAGCCGCTCCAAGAACTAATGATCTTAAAGTTGTTGGTATAGACAATTTATTTTGTGCTGGGGAGAAGTCAGGATTTTTTGTAGGACATACTGAAGCCATCTGTACCGGCTCTCTTGCTGGTCACAATGCCGTACGATATTTAGCTAATTTAGAGCCCATAATATTGCCCAATTCCACTGCCACAGGAGATTTAATTTCCTATGCAAATTATAGATTAAAAGCAAAAGATGGCAAAAAGATTAAATACACTTTTTCTGGAGCTGAATATTTTAATAGAATGAAAAGAGTAGGTCTTTATTCTATTGACAATAAGGAAATTAAGAATAGGATAGAAAATTTAGGACTTACAGGACTTTATGGGAAAAAGTTAATATAGAACTGTCCTTCTTTAAAAGCATGGTTAAATTTTAGTATGATATGGAAACTAAAAATAAAAGGCGAACTAACTATCAGATTAGTTAGGCTAATACATGGTAATTTGGGTTCGCCATCTTCTTATTTTACAATACAAAAATACAAATTCTTCCTATTTTTACTATATATTTCCATAGAATGAACTTAAGC from Clostridium pasteurianum BC1 includes:
- a CDS encoding FAD-dependent oxidoreductase → MKVIIIGGGWSGCAAAITAKRAGAEVSLYERTDLLLGLGNVGGIMRNNGRYTAAEELINLGAGDLIHITDNNTTHKNVDFPGHEHAWFYDVNKIEPEVKSHLVSLGIDVKTLSRVVNIKKEKNKITGIKLENGGIVDGDVFIDATGSTGGMNNCFKHGNGCVMCILRCPTFGSRVSISSLAGAKDIVSERDDGSFGAFSGSCEISKDSLSKEIADQLDDKGIVIFKIPEEDVNLEKLKLKVCQQYALEKFAENLILLDTGHIKIMTPFYPLDKLRKIKGLDKVRFIDPYSGGRGNSVRYLAAAPRTNDLKVVGIDNLFCAGEKSGFFVGHTEAICTGSLAGHNAVRYLANLEPIILPNSTATGDLISYANYRLKAKDGKKIKYTFSGAEYFNRMKRVGLYSIDNKEIKNRIENLGLTGLYGKKLI